The following proteins are co-located in the Streptomyces bottropensis ATCC 25435 genome:
- a CDS encoding diaminobutyrate--2-oxoglutarate transaminase family protein, translated as MAVTESAVAPVGREPERARSGHEDERARTRREHDGARSTHEGILRRQAARESAARTYARALPIVPVRARGLTIEGADGRRYLDCLSGAGTLALGHNHPVVLEAIRKVLDSGAPLHVLDLATPVKDAFTTELFRTLPPGLADRARVQFCGPAGTDAVEAAFTLVRAATGRTGMLAFAGAHHGVTAEALEVPGGVHDAPVTRLPYPQDYRCPFGVGGERGAELAGRWTESVLDDVTSGVPRPAGMILEPVQGEGGVNPAPDHWLRRMREITAARSIPLIADEIHTGVGRTGRFWAVEHSGVVPDVMVLSKAIGGSLPLAVVVYRDDLDVWRPGAHTDAFRGNQLAMAAGTATLAHVRENGLAARAESLGAGMLSQLRGFAEHFACVGDVRGRGLMLGIEMVTPGAPSPSGDPGPPPPAPSLASAVQRECLRRGLIVELGGRHAGVVRLLPPLTITDEQANAVLDRLTDAIASVAAAAGGRVPVSPKPERAGGPGDPPGG; from the coding sequence GTGGCGGTGACCGAGTCTGCGGTGGCGCCGGTGGGACGTGAGCCCGAACGGGCGCGTTCGGGACACGAGGACGAACGGGCGCGCACACGACGGGAACACGACGGCGCGCGCTCGACGCACGAGGGGATCCTGCGGCGGCAGGCCGCCCGTGAGTCGGCGGCGCGCACCTACGCACGCGCCCTGCCCATCGTGCCCGTGCGCGCACGCGGGCTGACCATCGAGGGCGCCGACGGCCGCCGCTACCTCGACTGCCTGTCCGGCGCGGGCACCCTCGCCCTCGGCCACAACCACCCGGTCGTCCTCGAAGCCATCCGGAAGGTGCTCGACTCGGGCGCCCCGCTGCACGTCCTCGACCTGGCCACTCCGGTCAAGGACGCCTTCACCACCGAGCTGTTCCGCACCCTTCCCCCGGGGCTCGCGGACCGCGCACGCGTCCAGTTCTGCGGACCCGCCGGCACGGACGCGGTCGAGGCGGCCTTCACCCTGGTCCGGGCGGCGACCGGACGCACGGGGATGCTCGCCTTCGCCGGTGCCCACCACGGCGTGACCGCCGAGGCACTGGAAGTGCCCGGAGGCGTCCACGACGCACCCGTGACACGTCTGCCCTACCCCCAGGACTACCGCTGTCCCTTCGGTGTCGGTGGTGAACGCGGTGCCGAACTCGCCGGCCGCTGGACCGAGTCGGTCCTCGACGACGTCACGTCCGGCGTACCGCGGCCCGCGGGCATGATCCTCGAACCGGTGCAGGGTGAGGGCGGTGTCAACCCGGCGCCGGACCATTGGCTTCGTCGTATGCGTGAGATCACCGCCGCGCGCTCGATCCCGCTGATCGCCGACGAGATCCACACCGGTGTGGGCCGCACCGGCCGGTTCTGGGCCGTCGAGCACAGCGGCGTCGTCCCCGATGTGATGGTCCTGTCCAAGGCCATCGGTGGCAGCCTCCCGCTGGCCGTCGTGGTCTACCGCGACGACCTCGACGTCTGGCGACCGGGCGCCCACACGGACGCCTTCCGCGGCAACCAGCTGGCCATGGCCGCCGGCACCGCTACCCTCGCCCACGTCCGGGAGAACGGCCTCGCCGCACGTGCCGAATCCCTGGGCGCCGGCATGCTCAGCCAACTCCGTGGCTTCGCAGAGCACTTCGCCTGCGTAGGCGACGTACGAGGACGTGGGCTGATGCTCGGCATCGAGATGGTCACCCCGGGAGCGCCCTCCCCCTCCGGCGACCCGGGCCCGCCCCCGCCCGCCCCCAGCCTCGCCTCCGCGGTCCAGCGCGAGTGCCTTCGCCGTGGCCTGATCGTCGAACTCGGCGGCCGCCATGCCGGCGTCGTCCGCCTCCTCCCGCCTCTCACGATCACCGACGAACAGGCGAACGCCGTACTCGACCGCCTGACCGACGCGATCGCCTCGGTAGCGGCCGCCGCCGGGGGCCGCGTCCCCGTGAGCCCGAAGCCCGAGCGAGCCGGAGGCCCCGGAGACCCGCCCGGCGGCTGA
- a CDS encoding IucA/IucC family protein encodes MKPPPAPEARTHDTNNRTPLTPGQPGDEQSPAHVETRFDQAGPGFGQVEPKSDLAALGSGQTTVGFGQTTVGFGTAASAHGQAHRGAAPPVGQRLGQPEPGSGHAEPLPGQAGPTPCRTEPEPWRDEPLPYPVTPVPHQAAPTRTPVPPRDEWLQPAPGETDEARPTEPPDSPLTDPLLHPDPHTAAQAAAIENLLRCWVREHNLTSPHDGTLRIPLPTSATTLLAPVHYWSLSGWHRFGPPRLAGTPESAPPLDAAKVAALLAGEATARGPLRTNTYEPRPTAAHAPTTPPRPPSGPASTGPLTRLDHPHRPSHGSVSVDRPGPLDQPGRSGQRDRLDQLDPLDLIGRVADSTRRVAMFIAERRVGPADGPGRFLAAEQALVLGHPLHPTPKSREGLSELEARLYSPELRGSFPLHWLAIAPSVMSADSAWTERGRAVRVEQLTARLAGPELPLPEGHGALPVHPWQLREIRRRPAVAALFDAGLLRDLGPHGDPWHPTSSVRTVHRHHAPAMLKLSLGLRITNSCRENLRKELHRGVEVHRLLRTGLTAQWQAAHPRFDIVRDPAWLGVTAPDGGPLPGLDVLVRHNPFGPVDDVACVAGLVSPRPYAHAESRAAHRADRRSTQGEGAEGHQPQYPVSTLRQGPDAASETHLMVGSRLADVVTRLAGRTGRPRGAVAVEWFLRYLEQVVRPVLWLDGEAGIALEAHQQNTLVLLDPDGWPVGGRYRDNQGYYFRESRRADLAARLPGIGERSDTFVSDEVADERFAYYLGINNVLGLIGAFGSQRLGDERLLLAAFRRFLSHAATGPARMNTTLPAQLLDSPVLRCKANLLTRLHGLDELVGPVDSQSVYVTITNPLHR; translated from the coding sequence TTGAAGCCGCCGCCCGCCCCCGAGGCCCGCACCCACGACACGAACAACCGCACTCCCCTCACCCCTGGCCAGCCCGGCGACGAACAGTCGCCCGCCCATGTGGAAACGAGGTTCGACCAGGCCGGACCGGGGTTCGGGCAGGTTGAGCCGAAGTCCGACCTCGCCGCCCTGGGCTCCGGCCAGACCACCGTGGGCTTCGGCCAGACCACCGTGGGCTTCGGCACGGCCGCTTCGGCGCACGGCCAGGCTCACCGGGGGGCCGCTCCGCCGGTCGGGCAGCGGCTCGGGCAGCCTGAACCGGGATCCGGTCACGCCGAGCCTCTGCCCGGCCAGGCCGGGCCGACGCCCTGCCGCACCGAGCCGGAACCCTGGCGGGACGAGCCCCTTCCGTACCCCGTGACTCCGGTCCCTCACCAAGCGGCGCCCACTCGCACACCGGTCCCACCACGTGATGAGTGGCTTCAGCCGGCGCCCGGCGAGACCGACGAAGCCCGCCCCACCGAGCCGCCCGACAGCCCCCTCACCGACCCTCTGCTCCACCCCGACCCGCACACCGCGGCCCAAGCCGCAGCGATCGAGAATCTCCTGCGCTGCTGGGTACGCGAGCACAACCTGACCTCCCCCCACGACGGCACCCTCCGCATCCCCCTCCCCACAAGCGCCACGACGCTCCTCGCCCCCGTGCACTACTGGTCCCTCAGCGGCTGGCACCGCTTCGGTCCGCCACGCCTCGCCGGCACCCCCGAGAGCGCACCCCCTCTCGACGCGGCGAAAGTGGCGGCCCTGTTGGCCGGTGAAGCGACTGCCCGAGGCCCGCTCAGGACCAACACGTACGAGCCCCGACCCACAGCAGCGCACGCCCCCACCACACCCCCACGCCCCCCGAGCGGCCCGGCGAGCACCGGTCCGCTCACCCGGCTCGACCATCCACACCGGCCCTCCCACGGGTCCGTCTCCGTCGACCGGCCCGGCCCCCTCGACCAGCCCGGCCGATCCGGACAGCGCGACCGGCTCGATCAGCTCGACCCACTCGATCTCATCGGACGGGTCGCCGACTCCACCCGACGCGTCGCCATGTTCATCGCCGAGCGCCGGGTCGGGCCCGCCGACGGTCCGGGCCGATTCCTCGCTGCCGAGCAGGCTCTCGTCCTCGGCCACCCCCTGCATCCGACGCCGAAAAGCCGGGAGGGCCTCTCGGAGCTCGAAGCGCGGCTCTACTCACCGGAGTTGCGTGGCTCCTTTCCCCTGCACTGGCTGGCGATCGCTCCCTCCGTCATGTCGGCCGACTCGGCATGGACCGAGCGCGGTCGTGCTGTCCGCGTCGAACAGCTGACCGCCCGGCTGGCAGGCCCGGAGCTGCCGCTGCCGGAAGGCCACGGCGCCCTGCCCGTGCACCCCTGGCAACTTCGCGAGATCCGCCGCCGTCCGGCCGTCGCCGCTCTGTTCGACGCCGGCCTGCTCAGGGACCTGGGGCCGCACGGCGACCCATGGCACCCCACTTCCTCCGTTCGCACCGTTCACCGCCATCACGCCCCCGCGATGCTGAAGCTCTCGCTGGGCCTGCGCATCACCAACTCCTGTCGCGAGAACCTCCGCAAGGAACTCCACCGCGGTGTCGAGGTCCACCGCCTGCTCCGCACCGGCCTGACCGCGCAGTGGCAGGCGGCCCACCCCCGGTTCGACATCGTCCGTGACCCGGCGTGGCTGGGCGTCACCGCACCGGACGGCGGCCCTCTGCCCGGCCTGGACGTGTTGGTCCGACACAACCCGTTCGGCCCGGTGGACGACGTGGCCTGTGTCGCGGGGCTCGTCTCACCGAGGCCGTATGCCCATGCCGAGTCGCGAGCCGCCCACCGCGCGGACCGTCGCAGTACGCAAGGCGAGGGCGCCGAGGGGCATCAGCCGCAGTACCCCGTCAGCACCCTCCGGCAGGGCCCCGACGCCGCTTCGGAAACGCACCTCATGGTCGGGTCCCGACTCGCCGATGTCGTGACCCGCCTCGCCGGGCGCACCGGTCGGCCCCGAGGAGCCGTCGCCGTCGAGTGGTTCCTGCGCTATCTGGAACAGGTCGTGCGCCCCGTGCTGTGGCTGGACGGCGAGGCAGGGATCGCCCTCGAAGCCCACCAGCAGAACACGCTCGTCCTGCTGGACCCGGACGGCTGGCCCGTCGGTGGCCGGTACCGCGACAACCAGGGTTACTACTTCCGCGAGTCCCGCCGCGCGGATCTCGCAGCCCGACTGCCCGGCATCGGCGAGCGCAGCGACACCTTCGTCTCCGACGAGGTCGCCGACGAACGGTTCGCCTACTACCTCGGCATCAACAACGTGCTCGGCCTGATCGGTGCGTTCGGCTCGCAGCGCCTCGGGGACGAGCGACTGCTGCTGGCCGCCTTCCGCCGCTTCCTCTCGCATGCGGCCACCGGCCCCGCCCGAATGAACACCACCCTGCCGGCCCAGCTGCTCGACTCACCTGTTCTGCGTTGCAAAGCCAACCTCCTGACCCGCCTGCATGGCCTCGACGAACTCGTCGGCCCCGTCGACAGCCAGTCCGTCTACGTCACCATCACCAACCCCCTCCATCGCTGA
- a CDS encoding GNAT family N-acetyltransferase: MAPTDASTDASTDTGPASTPTCHEDTLELRLPDDFLALLSEDGGACGGETEPAHQGPRADGELLDHLADWGPVVTSAGTLHLVPVRLERELPLISRWMNDTTVASYWQLAGPDDVTADHLRTQLSGDGRSVPCLGMLDGTPMSYWEIYRADLDPIARHYPARPHDTGVHLLIGPVADRGRGLGATLLRAVADLVLDRRPSCARVVAEPDLRNFPSVSAFLSAGFRFSAEVDLPDKRAALMIRDRLLRDLM, translated from the coding sequence GTGGCTCCCACCGACGCGAGCACCGACGCGAGCACCGACACCGGCCCAGCCTCGACCCCGACGTGCCATGAGGACACGCTCGAACTGCGCCTGCCCGACGACTTCCTCGCCCTGCTGTCCGAGGACGGCGGCGCGTGCGGCGGTGAGACCGAACCGGCGCACCAAGGCCCCCGGGCCGACGGCGAACTGCTCGACCACCTCGCCGACTGGGGGCCGGTCGTCACCTCCGCAGGCACCCTGCACCTGGTCCCTGTTCGCCTCGAACGGGAGCTCCCGCTGATCTCCCGCTGGATGAACGACACGACCGTGGCCTCGTACTGGCAGCTCGCCGGCCCCGACGACGTGACCGCGGACCACCTCCGCACCCAGCTCTCCGGAGACGGCCGCAGCGTGCCCTGCCTCGGAATGCTGGACGGCACCCCCATGAGCTACTGGGAGATCTACCGGGCAGACCTCGACCCCATCGCCCGCCATTACCCCGCCCGTCCCCACGACACCGGGGTCCACCTCCTCATCGGACCCGTGGCCGACCGGGGGCGGGGTCTGGGAGCCACCCTGCTCCGCGCCGTGGCCGATCTCGTCCTCGACAGAAGACCTTCCTGTGCCCGCGTCGTGGCGGAACCCGACCTTCGCAACTTTCCCTCCGTCTCCGCGTTCCTGAGCGCAGGCTTCCGGTTCTCCGCAGAGGTCGACCTGCCCGACAAGCGGGCCGCTCTCATGATCAGAGACCGGCTCCTTCGCGATCTGATGTAG
- a CDS encoding ATP-dependent DNA helicase yields the protein MTKPSLHELLHAAVAAVGGMERPGQVTMAEAVAEAINDGSHLLVQAGTGTGKSLGYLVPALAQGERVVVATATLALQRQLVERDLPRTVDALHPLLRRRPEFAMLKGRSNYLCLHRLNEGVPQDEEEGLFDQFEAAAPSTRLGQDLLRLRDWSQETETGDRDDLTPGVSDRAWAQISVSSRECLGASKCAYGAECFAEMARERAKLAEVVVTNHALLAIDAIEGAPVLPQHEVLIVDEAHELVSRVTGVATGELSPGQVNRAVKRAAKLVNEKAADQLQTAAEGFERVMELALPGRLEEVPEDLAYVLMALRDAARTVISAIGSTRDKSVQDEDAVRKQALAAVESVHDVAERISNGSEWDVVWYERHDRFGASLRVAPMSVSGLLREKLFADRSVTLTSATLKLGGDFNGVGASLGLAPEGTEGDDLPQWKGVDVGSPFDYPRQGILYVAKHLSRPARDGDRADMLDELTELIQAAGGRTLGLFSSMRAAQLAAEELRARIPEYPILLQGEETLGELIKGFAADPKTCLFGTLSLWQGVDVPGPSCQLVVMDKIPFPRPDDPLMSARQKAVEEAGGNGFMAVAATHAALLMAQGAGRLVRAQGDRGVVAVLDQRLATARYGSYLKASLPDFWYTTDRNQVRRSLAAIDSAAKDREAGVEAETAEA from the coding sequence ATGACGAAGCCCTCACTCCACGAACTCCTGCACGCCGCTGTCGCCGCTGTCGGCGGTATGGAGCGCCCCGGCCAGGTGACCATGGCCGAAGCCGTCGCGGAGGCGATCAACGACGGTTCCCATCTGCTGGTCCAGGCGGGCACCGGTACCGGAAAGTCGCTCGGTTACCTGGTGCCCGCACTCGCGCAGGGAGAGCGCGTCGTCGTGGCGACGGCGACCCTGGCGCTGCAGCGCCAGCTCGTGGAGCGGGACCTGCCGAGAACGGTCGACGCGCTGCATCCGCTGCTGCGCCGCCGCCCCGAGTTCGCGATGCTCAAGGGCCGGTCGAACTACCTGTGCCTGCACCGTCTGAACGAAGGCGTGCCCCAGGACGAGGAGGAGGGCCTCTTCGACCAGTTCGAGGCGGCCGCACCCTCCACCAGGCTGGGCCAGGACCTGCTGCGGTTGCGGGACTGGTCGCAGGAGACCGAGACCGGCGATCGTGACGACCTCACCCCGGGCGTCTCCGACCGGGCGTGGGCGCAGATCTCCGTGTCGTCCCGGGAGTGTCTGGGCGCGTCGAAGTGCGCGTACGGCGCCGAGTGCTTCGCCGAGATGGCCCGGGAGCGGGCCAAGCTCGCCGAAGTGGTCGTCACCAATCACGCGCTGCTCGCGATCGACGCCATCGAGGGCGCGCCGGTCCTCCCGCAGCACGAGGTGCTGATCGTGGACGAGGCACACGAACTCGTGTCACGAGTGACCGGCGTGGCGACCGGCGAACTCAGCCCGGGCCAGGTCAACCGCGCTGTGAAGCGGGCGGCGAAGCTCGTCAACGAGAAGGCCGCCGACCAGCTCCAGACCGCCGCCGAGGGATTCGAGAGGGTCATGGAGCTGGCCCTGCCGGGCCGTCTGGAGGAGGTCCCCGAGGATCTCGCCTACGTCCTCATGGCGTTGCGTGACGCCGCCCGTACGGTGATCTCGGCGATCGGCAGCACGCGCGACAAGTCCGTCCAGGACGAGGACGCCGTGCGCAAGCAGGCGCTGGCGGCCGTGGAGAGCGTGCACGACGTGGCGGAGCGGATCAGCAACGGCTCCGAGTGGGACGTCGTCTGGTACGAACGTCATGACCGGTTCGGAGCGTCCCTGCGCGTCGCCCCGATGTCCGTGTCGGGTCTCCTGCGGGAGAAGCTCTTCGCGGACCGTTCGGTCACCCTGACCTCGGCCACGCTCAAGCTGGGCGGCGACTTCAACGGCGTGGGCGCCTCACTGGGTCTCGCGCCGGAGGGCACCGAGGGGGACGACCTTCCGCAGTGGAAGGGAGTGGACGTCGGATCGCCGTTCGACTACCCGAGGCAGGGCATCCTCTACGTCGCCAAGCATCTTTCGCGGCCCGCGCGGGACGGCGACCGGGCGGACATGCTGGACGAGCTCACGGAGCTGATCCAAGCGGCGGGCGGCCGGACCCTCGGTCTGTTCTCCTCGATGCGGGCCGCCCAACTGGCGGCGGAGGAGCTGCGGGCCCGGATCCCCGAGTACCCGATCCTGCTCCAGGGCGAGGAGACGCTCGGCGAGCTGATCAAGGGCTTCGCGGCCGACCCGAAGACCTGTCTCTTCGGCACGCTGTCGCTCTGGCAGGGCGTCGACGTGCCGGGTCCCAGCTGTCAGCTGGTCGTCATGGACAAGATTCCGTTCCCGCGCCCCGACGACCCCCTGATGAGTGCCCGGCAGAAGGCCGTCGAGGAAGCGGGCGGCAACGGCTTCATGGCCGTCGCCGCCACCCACGCGGCCCTGCTGATGGCCCAGGGCGCCGGCCGCCTCGTACGGGCGCAGGGAGACCGCGGCGTGGTCGCCGTCCTGGATCAGCGGCTGGCGACCGCGCGGTACGGCAGCTACCTGAAGGCGTCACTGCCCGACTTCTGGTACACGACGGACCGTAACCAGGTCCGTAGGTCGCTCGCCGCGATCGACAGCGCGGCGAAGGACAGGGAAGCAGGGGTGGAGGCCGAGACGGCGGAAGCATGA
- the lexA gene encoding transcriptional repressor LexA has translation MTTTADSATITAQDRSQSRLEPVHAMNEATNHEGPKRALPGRPPGIRADSSGLTDRQRRVIEVIRDSVQRRGYPPSMREIGQAVGLSSTSSVAHQLMALERKGFLRRDPHRPRAYEVRGSDQSSAQPTDTAGKPAASYVPLVGRIAAGGPILAEESVEDVFPLPRQLVGDGELFVLKVVGDSMIEAAICDGDWVTVRRQPVAENGDIVAAMLDGEATVKRFKREDGHVWLLPHNAAYEPIPGDDATILGKVVAVLRRV, from the coding sequence GTGACCACCACCGCTGACAGTGCCACCATCACTGCCCAGGACCGCTCCCAGAGCCGACTCGAGCCGGTGCATGCGATGAACGAAGCCACGAACCATGAAGGGCCCAAGCGAGCCCTGCCCGGCCGACCTCCAGGCATCAGGGCGGACAGCTCCGGGCTCACCGATCGGCAGCGCCGGGTCATCGAGGTGATCAGGGACTCGGTGCAACGGCGTGGATACCCGCCGTCGATGCGGGAGATCGGCCAGGCGGTCGGCCTGTCCAGCACATCCTCCGTGGCACACCAGCTGATGGCACTGGAGCGCAAGGGCTTCCTGCGCCGCGACCCGCACCGCCCACGTGCGTACGAGGTCCGCGGCTCCGACCAGTCCTCGGCGCAGCCGACGGACACCGCGGGCAAACCGGCCGCTTCGTACGTGCCGCTCGTCGGGCGGATCGCCGCCGGTGGCCCGATCCTCGCCGAGGAATCCGTCGAGGACGTGTTCCCCCTCCCCCGCCAGCTGGTGGGGGACGGCGAACTCTTCGTCCTCAAGGTCGTGGGCGACTCCATGATCGAGGCCGCCATCTGCGACGGGGACTGGGTGACGGTCCGCCGTCAGCCGGTCGCCGAGAACGGCGACATCGTGGCCGCCATGCTGGACGGCGAGGCCACGGTCAAACGCTTCAAGCGCGAGGACGGCCACGTCTGGCTGCTCCCGCACAACGCGGCCTACGAGCCCATCCCGGGTGACGACGCGACCATCCTCGGCAAGGTGGTGGCCGTCCTGCGCCGCGTCTGA
- the nrdR gene encoding transcriptional regulator NrdR has product MHCPFCRHPDSRVVDSRTTDDGTSIRRRRQCPDCSRRFTTVETCSLMVVKRSGVTEPFSRTKVINGVRKACQGRPVTEDALAQLGQRVEEAVRATGSAELTTHDVGLAILGPLQELDLVAYLRFASVYRAFGSLEDFEAAIGELRNEQHQRPVANDEDVENAAEGRPKNDRGSGGAAQVPVPANAAD; this is encoded by the coding sequence ATGCACTGTCCCTTCTGCAGGCACCCCGACAGCCGTGTCGTCGACAGCCGTACGACGGACGACGGCACGTCGATCCGCAGGCGCCGTCAGTGTCCCGACTGCTCCCGTCGTTTCACGACGGTGGAGACGTGTTCGCTGATGGTGGTCAAGCGGTCCGGCGTGACCGAGCCCTTCAGTCGTACCAAGGTCATCAACGGCGTCCGCAAGGCATGCCAGGGGAGGCCCGTCACCGAGGACGCGCTCGCCCAGCTCGGCCAGCGGGTCGAGGAGGCGGTGCGCGCGACCGGAAGCGCCGAACTGACCACCCACGACGTGGGGCTGGCCATACTCGGCCCGTTGCAGGAGCTGGACCTCGTCGCCTACTTGCGGTTCGCCTCGGTCTACCGGGCGTTCGGCTCGCTGGAGGACTTCGAGGCCGCCATCGGGGAACTGAGGAACGAGCAGCACCAGCGCCCGGTCGCGAACGACGAGGACGTCGAGAACGCGGCCGAGGGGCGCCCGAAGAACGACCGCGGGTCCGGAGGGGCTGCCCAAGTCCCCGTGCCCGCCAACGCCGCCGACTGA